The following are encoded together in the Limanda limanda chromosome 12, fLimLim1.1, whole genome shotgun sequence genome:
- the dnmt3ab gene encoding DNA (cytosine-5)-methyltransferase 3A isoform X2, with translation MPSNTVTNATAAAFKGSDFTDSPGSRMGESTILDMDLKPEEKSANSSAPCKSGKPGRKRKQFPVESCGALKDGVGNSYPGSGRPSMAQVHNGDKGGRRDRTSDSYFPKQEKREVENGIPRGPSSCRAEDSSQVQSPSPSQENGFLAGREEPDSERDNDGLMTPHKKRGRRKLERPTKYVELSEEDGPDAVKTEAEKKAKLMSAMNAMKDHEEPETESQKEEVSIIKHPQPSKPPPPPQHQQPPPPQSHTQCPSKPQYQQQSQLPKQQKQQQQHQQQQLPQQQQQQQPTDPASPTVATTPEPVAIAGGDKTCPKSADTEPEYEDGRGFGIGELVWGKLRGFSWWPGRIVSWWMTGRSRAADGTRWVMWFGDGKFSVVCVEKLLPLSSFNNAFHQPTYNKQPMYKKAIYEVLQAASSRAGKAFMACPDSDETETSKSVDMLNKQMIDWAMTGFQPTGPKALEPPEEERNPYKEVYPEIWAEPEAAAYTPPPAKKPRKSAVEKPKVRDIIDERTRERLVHEVREKCRSIEDICISCGSLNVSREHPLFAGGMCQSCKNCFLECAYQYDDDGYQSYCTICCGGREVLMCGNNNCCRCFCVECVDLLVGQGAACAAIKEDPWNCYMCGQKGVFGLLERRSDWPCRLQLFFANNHDQDFDPAKLYPPLMVEKRKPIRVLSLFDGIATGLLVLRELGIQVDRYIASEVCEDSITVGIVRHQGRIMYVGDVRNVTRKHIHEWGPFDLVIGGSPCNDLSIVNPARKGLFEGTGRLFFEFYRLLHEARPKVGEERPFFWLFENVVAMGVSDKRDISRFLECNPVMIDAKEVSAAHRARYFWGNLPGMNRPLSAMYNDRLDLQDCLEHGRTAKFGKVRTITTRSNSIKQGKDQHFPVYMNEKEDILWCTEMERIFGFPVHYTDVSNMSRLARQRLLGRSWSVPVIRHLFAPLKEYFACA, from the exons ATGCCGTCCAACACTGTCACCAACGCCACAGCCGCTGCATTCAAAGGCTCAGACTTCACCGATTCACCTGGAAGCAGAATG GGGGAGAGCACGATACTGGACATGGACCTGAAGCCGGAGGAGAAGTCTGCTAACAGCAGTGCACCTTGCAAAAGTGGCAAGCCGGGAAGGAAGCGCAAGCAGTTTCCA GTTGAGAGCTGTGGCGCCCTCAAAGACGGAGTGGGCAACAGCTACCCCGGGTCGGGAAGGCCGTCCATGGCGCAGGTCCACAACGGGGACAAGGGCGGGCGCAGAGACAGGACGTCAGACTCCTACTTCCCCAAACAGGAGAAGAGGGAAGTTGAGAACGGGATCCCCAGAGGCCCTTCCTCCTGCCGGGCAGAGGACAGCTCCCAGGTTCAGAGCCCGAGCCCTTCCCAGGAGAACGGATTCCTGGCCGGCCGTGAGGAGCCCGACTCCGAAAGAGACAACGACGGCCTGATGACGCCGCACAAGAAAAGAGGGAGGCGGAAACTGGAACGCCCAACCAAAT ATGTGGAGCTCTCGGAGGAGGACGGGCCCGATGCTGTCAAGACCGAG GCAGAGAAAAAGGCCAAACTGATGTCAGCGATGAACGCAATGAAGGATCACGAGGAGCCTGAAACAGAGAGCCAGAAAGAAGAGGTCTCAATAATAAAGCACCCACAGCCTTCGAAGCCACCGCCCCCTCCGCAGCATCAGCAGCCGCCTCCGCCTCAGTCACACACTCAGTGTCCGTCTAAGCCTCAGTATCAACAGCAATCACAGCTGCCAAagcaacagaagcagcagcagcagcatcagcagcagcagctgcctcagcaacagcaacagcagcagcccaCTGACCCAGCCTCCCCTACTGTGGCCACGACCCCCGAGCCTGTCGCCATCGCAGGCGGAGACAAGACGTGCCCCAAGTCTGCAGACACTGAGCCCGAGTATGAG GACGGTCGTGGGTTTGGCATCGGCGAGCTGGTTTGGGGGAAGCTGCGAGGGTTCTCGTGGTGGCCCGGCCGCATCGTATCCTGGTGGATGACGGGTCGGAGCAGAGCTGCCGATGGAACCAGATGGGTCATGTGGTTTGGAGATGGAAAATTCTCAGTG GTCTGTGTAGAGAAACTCTTGCCTTTAAGTTCCTTCAACAATGCCTTTCACCAACCTACTTACAACAAGCAGCCCATGTACAAGAAAGCCATCTACGAAGTGCTACAG GCAGCCAGCAGCCGGGCAGGCAAAGCCTTCATGGCCTGTCCTGACAGTGATGAGACGGAAACCTCCAAATCAGTGGACATGCTGAACAAGCAGATGATCGACTGGGCCATGACAGGGTTTCAGCCCACTGGACCCAAGGCCTTAGAGCCACCAGAGG AGGAGCGTAACCCGTACAAAGAGGTGTACCCTGAGATATGGGCGGAGCCAGAGGCAGCGGCCTACACGCCTCCTCCGGCCAAAAAGCCTCGCAAAAGCGCAGTGGAGAAACCCAAGGTCAGGGACATCATCGACGAGAGGACACGAG aacGGCTTGTTCATGAAGTGAGAGAAAAGTGCCGCAGCATAGAGG ACATCTGTATCTCCTGTGGAAGTCTGAACGTTAGCCGCGAGCACCCACTGTTCGCTGGGGGAATGTGCCAGAGCTGTAAG AACTGCTTCCTGGAGTGTGCATATCAATACGATGACGACGGTTACCAGTCGTACTGCACGATCTGCTGCGGAGGACGAGAGGTGCTCATGTGTGGAAACAACAACTGTTGTCG gtgtttctgtgtggagtGCGTCGACCTCCTGGTCGGACAAGGAGCCGCCTGCGCTGCCATCAAGGAGGACCCGTGGAACTGCTACATGTGCGGTCAGAAGGGCGTGTTCGGTCTGCTGGAGCGCCGCTCCGACTGGCCCTGCCGCCTGCAGCTCTTCTTCGCTAATAATCACGACCAGGATTTT GATCCAGCGAAGCTTTACCCCCCACTCAtggtggagaagaggaagccCATTCGTGTCCTGTCGCTATTCGATGGCATCGCAACAG GACTGCTGGTGCTGAGAGAACTTGGCATCCAAGTAGATCGCTACATAGCCTCTGAAGTGTGTGAGGACTCCATCACTGTGGGCATTGTCCGGCATCAGGGTCGCATCATGTATGTTGGCGATGTGAGGAACGTCACGCGCAAACAT ATACACGAGTGGGGTCCTTTCGACCTAGTTATTGGAGGAAGCCCCTGCAATGACCTTTCTATAGTCAACCCTGCGAGGAAAGGTCTTTTCG AGGGCACCGGCCGCCTGTTCTTTGAGTTTTACAGGCTGCTCCACGAGGCTCGGCCGAAGGTCGGGGAAGAGCGGCCTTTCTTCTGGCTCTTTGAAAACGTGGTTGCCATGGGCGTCAGCGATAAGAGGGACATCTCTCGCTTTTTAGAG TGCAACCCGGTGATGATCGATGCTAAGGAGGTGTCCGCTGCCCACCGAGCCCGCTACTTCTGGGGTAACCTTCCTGGCATGAACAG GCCTTTGTCCGCGATGTACAATGACAGGCTGGATCTCCAGGACTGTTTAGAACACGGCAGGACAGCTAAG TTTGGCAAAGTGAGGACCATCACCACCAGGTCTAACTCCATCAAGCAGGGCAAAGACCAGCACTTCCCCGTCTACATGAACGAGAAGGAGGACATTCTCTGGTGCACTGAGATGGAGAG GATCTTCGGCTTCCCGGTCCACTACACGGACGTGTCCAACATGAGCCGACTGGCGAGGCAGAGGCTGCTGGGCAGGTCATGGAGCGTCCCGGTCATCCGCCACCTGTTTGCACCACTCAAAGAATACTTTGCCTGCGCTTGA
- the dnmt3ab gene encoding DNA (cytosine-5)-methyltransferase 3A isoform X1 has translation MPSNTVTNATAAAFKGSDFTDSPGSRMGESTILDMDLKPEEKSANSSAPCKSGKPGRKRKQFPVESCGALKDGVGNSYPGSGRPSMAQVHNGDKGGRRDRTSDSYFPKQEKREVENGIPRGPSSCRAEDSSQVQSPSPSQENGFLAGREEPDSERDNDGLMTPHKKRGRRKLERPTKYVELSEEDGPDAVKTEAEKKAKLMSAMNAMKDHEEPETESQKEEVSIIKHPQPSKPPPPPQHQQPPPPQSHTQCPSKPQYQQQSQLPKQQKQQQQHQQQQLPQQQQQQQPTDPASPTVATTPEPVAIAGGDKTCPKSADTEPEYEDGRGFGIGELVWGKLRGFSWWPGRIVSWWMTGRSRAADGTRWVMWFGDGKFSVVCVEKLLPLSSFNNAFHQPTYNKQPMYKKAIYEVLQAASSRAGKAFMACPDSDETETSKSVDMLNKQMIDWAMTGFQPTGPKALEPPEEERNPYKEVYPEIWAEPEAAAYTPPPAKKPRKSAVEKPKVRDIIDERTRERLVHEVREKCRSIEDICISCGSLNVSREHPLFAGGMCQSCKNCFLECAYQYDDDGYQSYCTICCGGREVLMCGNNNCCRCFCVECVDLLVGQGAACAAIKEDPWNCYMCGQKGVFGLLERRSDWPCRLQLFFANNHDQDFDPAKLYPPLMVEKRKPIRVLSLFDGIATGLLVLRELGIQVDRYIASEVCEDSITVGIVRHQGRIMYVGDVRNVTRKHIHEWGPFDLVIGGSPCNDLSIVNPARKGLFEGTGRLFFEFYRLLHEARPKVGEERPFFWLFENVVAMGVSDKRDISRFLECNPVMIDAKEVSAAHRARYFWGNLPGMNRLVCEWPLSAMYNDRLDLQDCLEHGRTAKFGKVRTITTRSNSIKQGKDQHFPVYMNEKEDILWCTEMERIFGFPVHYTDVSNMSRLARQRLLGRSWSVPVIRHLFAPLKEYFACA, from the exons ATGCCGTCCAACACTGTCACCAACGCCACAGCCGCTGCATTCAAAGGCTCAGACTTCACCGATTCACCTGGAAGCAGAATG GGGGAGAGCACGATACTGGACATGGACCTGAAGCCGGAGGAGAAGTCTGCTAACAGCAGTGCACCTTGCAAAAGTGGCAAGCCGGGAAGGAAGCGCAAGCAGTTTCCA GTTGAGAGCTGTGGCGCCCTCAAAGACGGAGTGGGCAACAGCTACCCCGGGTCGGGAAGGCCGTCCATGGCGCAGGTCCACAACGGGGACAAGGGCGGGCGCAGAGACAGGACGTCAGACTCCTACTTCCCCAAACAGGAGAAGAGGGAAGTTGAGAACGGGATCCCCAGAGGCCCTTCCTCCTGCCGGGCAGAGGACAGCTCCCAGGTTCAGAGCCCGAGCCCTTCCCAGGAGAACGGATTCCTGGCCGGCCGTGAGGAGCCCGACTCCGAAAGAGACAACGACGGCCTGATGACGCCGCACAAGAAAAGAGGGAGGCGGAAACTGGAACGCCCAACCAAAT ATGTGGAGCTCTCGGAGGAGGACGGGCCCGATGCTGTCAAGACCGAG GCAGAGAAAAAGGCCAAACTGATGTCAGCGATGAACGCAATGAAGGATCACGAGGAGCCTGAAACAGAGAGCCAGAAAGAAGAGGTCTCAATAATAAAGCACCCACAGCCTTCGAAGCCACCGCCCCCTCCGCAGCATCAGCAGCCGCCTCCGCCTCAGTCACACACTCAGTGTCCGTCTAAGCCTCAGTATCAACAGCAATCACAGCTGCCAAagcaacagaagcagcagcagcagcatcagcagcagcagctgcctcagcaacagcaacagcagcagcccaCTGACCCAGCCTCCCCTACTGTGGCCACGACCCCCGAGCCTGTCGCCATCGCAGGCGGAGACAAGACGTGCCCCAAGTCTGCAGACACTGAGCCCGAGTATGAG GACGGTCGTGGGTTTGGCATCGGCGAGCTGGTTTGGGGGAAGCTGCGAGGGTTCTCGTGGTGGCCCGGCCGCATCGTATCCTGGTGGATGACGGGTCGGAGCAGAGCTGCCGATGGAACCAGATGGGTCATGTGGTTTGGAGATGGAAAATTCTCAGTG GTCTGTGTAGAGAAACTCTTGCCTTTAAGTTCCTTCAACAATGCCTTTCACCAACCTACTTACAACAAGCAGCCCATGTACAAGAAAGCCATCTACGAAGTGCTACAG GCAGCCAGCAGCCGGGCAGGCAAAGCCTTCATGGCCTGTCCTGACAGTGATGAGACGGAAACCTCCAAATCAGTGGACATGCTGAACAAGCAGATGATCGACTGGGCCATGACAGGGTTTCAGCCCACTGGACCCAAGGCCTTAGAGCCACCAGAGG AGGAGCGTAACCCGTACAAAGAGGTGTACCCTGAGATATGGGCGGAGCCAGAGGCAGCGGCCTACACGCCTCCTCCGGCCAAAAAGCCTCGCAAAAGCGCAGTGGAGAAACCCAAGGTCAGGGACATCATCGACGAGAGGACACGAG aacGGCTTGTTCATGAAGTGAGAGAAAAGTGCCGCAGCATAGAGG ACATCTGTATCTCCTGTGGAAGTCTGAACGTTAGCCGCGAGCACCCACTGTTCGCTGGGGGAATGTGCCAGAGCTGTAAG AACTGCTTCCTGGAGTGTGCATATCAATACGATGACGACGGTTACCAGTCGTACTGCACGATCTGCTGCGGAGGACGAGAGGTGCTCATGTGTGGAAACAACAACTGTTGTCG gtgtttctgtgtggagtGCGTCGACCTCCTGGTCGGACAAGGAGCCGCCTGCGCTGCCATCAAGGAGGACCCGTGGAACTGCTACATGTGCGGTCAGAAGGGCGTGTTCGGTCTGCTGGAGCGCCGCTCCGACTGGCCCTGCCGCCTGCAGCTCTTCTTCGCTAATAATCACGACCAGGATTTT GATCCAGCGAAGCTTTACCCCCCACTCAtggtggagaagaggaagccCATTCGTGTCCTGTCGCTATTCGATGGCATCGCAACAG GACTGCTGGTGCTGAGAGAACTTGGCATCCAAGTAGATCGCTACATAGCCTCTGAAGTGTGTGAGGACTCCATCACTGTGGGCATTGTCCGGCATCAGGGTCGCATCATGTATGTTGGCGATGTGAGGAACGTCACGCGCAAACAT ATACACGAGTGGGGTCCTTTCGACCTAGTTATTGGAGGAAGCCCCTGCAATGACCTTTCTATAGTCAACCCTGCGAGGAAAGGTCTTTTCG AGGGCACCGGCCGCCTGTTCTTTGAGTTTTACAGGCTGCTCCACGAGGCTCGGCCGAAGGTCGGGGAAGAGCGGCCTTTCTTCTGGCTCTTTGAAAACGTGGTTGCCATGGGCGTCAGCGATAAGAGGGACATCTCTCGCTTTTTAGAG TGCAACCCGGTGATGATCGATGCTAAGGAGGTGTCCGCTGCCCACCGAGCCCGCTACTTCTGGGGTAACCTTCCTGGCATGAACAGGTTGGTGTGTGAATG GCCTTTGTCCGCGATGTACAATGACAGGCTGGATCTCCAGGACTGTTTAGAACACGGCAGGACAGCTAAG TTTGGCAAAGTGAGGACCATCACCACCAGGTCTAACTCCATCAAGCAGGGCAAAGACCAGCACTTCCCCGTCTACATGAACGAGAAGGAGGACATTCTCTGGTGCACTGAGATGGAGAG GATCTTCGGCTTCCCGGTCCACTACACGGACGTGTCCAACATGAGCCGACTGGCGAGGCAGAGGCTGCTGGGCAGGTCATGGAGCGTCCCGGTCATCCGCCACCTGTTTGCACCACTCAAAGAATACTTTGCCTGCGCTTGA